A genomic stretch from Oleomonas cavernae includes:
- a CDS encoding M23 family metallopeptidase, which translates to MSAPLPPSHDDSTAPSGGNASNPLLKSIVRHSYDRPRLPWLRFGASVAAAALLGVGIGVGVAGLFTATAPEETVAASAADNILAVPGSEDVVGEEDSGEAADPAVEPLEETAAAPGPNRETVTVEQGDTLMSILIEAGLSRTEAFGAIEALKPLFNPRDLRVDQEVTITLTPAESGSDAEVDGDAPRLVELAFDTDVDRRVVLSRAEAGTLSAREERTELTVALARVTGTIDDSLFAAASRAGIPATVTTELIRMFSYDVDFQRDIHPGDQFELLVERHQDPDGRTLKWGDILYAKLTTTDETLPIYRFTPADDGIPDFFNPKGESVRKALLRTPIDGARISSGFGMRRHPILGYSKMHKGLDFAAPTGTPILAAGDGVIDKIGRAGAYGNYVRLRHDGKYSTAYAHMSRFARGLKPGSRVRQGQTIGYVGTTGRSTGPHLHYEILTAGKQINPRVSVSNPGGAWRARNCARLPHASARSTPCWRPPPCWPPWPIRSGPRPKHRRNKAQSPGSMPGD; encoded by the coding sequence TTGTCAGCCCCCCTGCCCCCGTCCCACGACGATTCCACCGCGCCGAGCGGCGGCAATGCCAGCAACCCGCTGCTGAAGTCGATCGTCCGTCATTCCTACGACCGCCCGAGACTGCCCTGGCTGCGCTTTGGCGCCTCGGTCGCCGCCGCGGCGCTGCTGGGCGTCGGCATCGGGGTCGGCGTGGCCGGCCTGTTCACCGCGACTGCCCCGGAAGAGACGGTCGCCGCCAGCGCCGCCGACAACATCCTGGCCGTCCCCGGCAGCGAGGATGTTGTCGGCGAGGAAGACAGTGGCGAGGCCGCCGACCCGGCGGTCGAACCGCTGGAGGAAACGGCGGCAGCGCCCGGGCCCAACCGCGAGACCGTGACGGTCGAGCAGGGCGACACCTTGATGTCGATCCTGATCGAAGCCGGCCTGTCGCGCACCGAGGCCTTTGGCGCCATCGAAGCCCTGAAGCCCTTGTTCAATCCGCGTGACCTGCGGGTCGACCAGGAGGTGACCATCACTCTCACCCCTGCCGAGTCGGGCAGCGATGCGGAGGTCGACGGCGATGCGCCGCGCCTGGTCGAACTGGCGTTCGACACCGATGTCGATCGCCGGGTCGTGCTGAGCCGCGCCGAGGCCGGCACCCTTTCCGCGCGGGAAGAGCGCACCGAGCTGACCGTGGCCCTGGCCCGGGTGACCGGCACCATCGACGACAGCCTGTTCGCGGCCGCGTCGCGCGCCGGCATCCCGGCGACCGTGACCACCGAGCTGATCCGCATGTTCAGCTACGATGTCGACTTCCAGCGTGACATTCACCCCGGCGACCAGTTCGAACTGCTGGTCGAACGGCATCAGGATCCCGACGGGCGGACCCTGAAATGGGGCGACATCCTCTATGCCAAGCTGACCACCACGGACGAGACGCTGCCGATCTATCGCTTCACGCCCGCCGACGACGGCATTCCCGATTTCTTCAATCCCAAGGGCGAGAGTGTCCGCAAGGCCCTGTTGCGCACGCCGATCGACGGGGCGCGGATCTCCTCGGGCTTCGGCATGCGACGCCACCCGATCCTGGGGTATTCGAAAATGCACAAGGGGCTGGACTTTGCCGCCCCCACCGGCACCCCGATCCTGGCGGCCGGCGACGGCGTGATCGACAAGATCGGCCGGGCCGGCGCCTATGGTAACTATGTGCGCCTGCGCCACGACGGCAAGTATTCGACCGCCTATGCCCACATGTCGCGTTTTGCCCGGGGCCTGAAGCCGGGCAGCCGGGTGCGCCAGGGCCAGACCATCGGCTATGTCGGGACCACCGGCCGCTCGACCGGGCCGCACCTGCACTACGAGATCCTGACCGCCGGCAAGCAGATCAACCCCAGGGTGTCCGTTTCCAATCCGGGCGGCGCCTGGCGGGCAAGGAACTGCGCGCGTTTACCACACGCAAGCGCGAGGTCGACGCCCTGCTGGCGTCCGCCCCCGTGCTGGCCGCCATGGCCGATCCGGTCGGGCCCAAGACCGAAGCACCGCCGCAATAAGGCGCAATCGCCAGGCTCGATGCCTGGCGATTGA
- a CDS encoding ABC transporter substrate-binding protein, which yields MNRFLSPSFFGGVLAAMLFAAQGARAEDTIKVGVILPISGGAAYVGQGIGDGVRLAVKEINEAGGIDGRKLEILLRDEQMRPDAAVAAARELITREGVKLFIGPATSATGLAVSELAREEKVVNISPSAKTEAITGAKLHHYIFQLAPTTDIDGVRAIDVLKGMGTKSICFTGYDYAYTKDWFAGIKANMGGIENAGEFLVPINATDYSAVITQLIANSCDTVVGTMYGGGFIAFVKQAAPFGLFESKKLLWGANTGDYAVAAALGKDFPEGLWASSADVWYYEGSPAHTKYQAGLAALQGRKETDMWPITGYNAVYFLAAAIKKAGSADPEAVAKALEGLTIDSPLGPLTIDPTTHRASSPEFYGQVTTIEGTDVKRLTSLTVVR from the coding sequence ATGAACAGGTTCTTGAGCCCATCGTTTTTCGGCGGCGTGCTCGCCGCAATGCTTTTCGCCGCGCAGGGGGCACGGGCGGAAGACACGATCAAGGTCGGTGTCATCCTGCCGATCTCGGGCGGTGCCGCCTATGTCGGCCAGGGGATCGGCGACGGGGTGCGCCTCGCGGTCAAGGAGATCAACGAGGCGGGCGGCATCGATGGCCGCAAACTTGAAATTCTCCTGCGCGACGAACAGATGCGGCCCGATGCAGCGGTTGCCGCCGCCCGCGAACTGATCACGCGCGAGGGCGTCAAGCTCTTCATCGGCCCCGCCACCTCGGCGACCGGGCTTGCGGTGTCCGAACTGGCGCGCGAGGAGAAGGTGGTCAACATCTCCCCTTCCGCGAAGACCGAGGCGATCACCGGCGCCAAGCTGCACCACTACATCTTCCAGCTCGCCCCGACGACCGACATCGACGGTGTCCGGGCCATCGACGTGCTCAAGGGCATGGGCACGAAGAGCATCTGCTTCACCGGCTATGACTATGCCTATACCAAGGACTGGTTCGCCGGCATCAAGGCGAACATGGGCGGTATCGAGAACGCCGGCGAATTCCTGGTCCCGATCAACGCGACGGATTACAGCGCGGTCATCACCCAGTTGATTGCCAATTCCTGCGACACGGTCGTCGGCACCATGTACGGCGGCGGCTTCATCGCCTTCGTCAAGCAGGCGGCACCCTTCGGCCTGTTTGAGAGCAAGAAGCTGCTGTGGGGTGCCAACACCGGCGACTATGCCGTCGCCGCGGCGCTCGGCAAGGATTTCCCGGAAGGGCTGTGGGCCTCCTCCGCCGACGTCTGGTATTACGAGGGCTCGCCCGCCCATACCAAGTATCAGGCCGGCCTCGCCGCCCTGCAGGGTCGCAAGGAAACCGACATGTGGCCGATCACCGGTTACAACGCGGTCTATTTCCTGGCGGCGGCAATCAAGAAGGCGGGCTCGGCCGATCCGGAGGCGGTGGCCAAGGCGCTGGAGGGCCTGACCATCGATTCACCCCTGGGGCCGCTGACCATCGATCCCACGACCCATCGCGCCAGTTCGCCGGAATTCTACGGCCAGGTGACGACGATCGAGGGGACGGACGTCAAGCGCCTGACCAGTTTGACGGTCGTCCGGTAG
- a CDS encoding branched-chain amino acid ABC transporter permease, which yields MFSNPTVLFIQVMNSISLGMNLFIIAAGLTLMFGVLRIVNFAHGAFYMIGAYAAYSVIQATGDTNAGFFLGILGAAAIMGAAAFLVERLLARLYDKEHMLQLLFTFALVMIIKDLVKMIWGSGQYSIAAPPFLRGAIDLGVSHYPAYMLFLCLVGPVIAVVLWFFMERTRWGRIVRAARLDREMLGALGTDVKRVYSTVFIVGSMLAAVGGALAAPRSAVDPGMDSLVIIDAFVVVIIGGLGSLLGSFVGALALGLVTIFGSFFLQEWVIVAVYVMMVVVLMIRPWGLFGKPEQERH from the coding sequence ATGTTTTCCAATCCGACCGTGCTGTTCATCCAGGTGATGAATTCGATCTCGCTTGGCATGAACCTCTTCATCATCGCCGCCGGCCTGACCTTGATGTTCGGCGTGCTGCGGATCGTCAATTTCGCCCACGGCGCCTTCTACATGATCGGCGCCTATGCCGCCTATTCGGTGATCCAGGCGACCGGCGATACCAATGCCGGCTTCTTCCTGGGCATCCTCGGTGCCGCCGCCATCATGGGGGCCGCCGCCTTCCTCGTCGAGCGGCTGCTGGCCCGGCTCTATGACAAGGAGCACATGCTCCAGCTCCTGTTCACCTTCGCCCTGGTCATGATCATCAAGGATCTGGTCAAGATGATCTGGGGCTCGGGGCAATACAGTATCGCTGCGCCGCCCTTCCTGCGCGGGGCGATCGATCTGGGGGTCAGCCATTATCCGGCCTATATGCTGTTCCTGTGCCTGGTCGGGCCGGTGATCGCCGTCGTTCTGTGGTTCTTTATGGAGCGGACGCGCTGGGGCCGCATCGTCCGGGCCGCCCGCCTCGACCGTGAGATGCTGGGCGCCCTGGGCACGGACGTAAAGCGCGTCTATTCGACCGTCTTCATCGTCGGCTCGATGCTGGCCGCGGTCGGCGGGGCCCTGGCGGCGCCACGCTCCGCCGTCGATCCCGGGATGGACAGCCTGGTGATCATCGACGCCTTCGTCGTCGTCATCATCGGTGGCCTGGGCAGCCTGCTCGGCAGCTTCGTCGGCGCCCTGGCGCTGGGGCTCGTCACCATTTTCGGCTCCTTCTTCCTGCAGGAATGGGTGATCGTCGCCGTCTACGTGATGATGGTCGTGGTCTTGATGATCAGGCCATGGGGACTGTTCGGCAAACCGGAGCAGGAGCGTCACTGA
- a CDS encoding branched-chain amino acid ABC transporter permease: MTSRPQLIFLLVTFLVLLLLPLAGSRYLVDLASQIMIFSLFALSLNVLAGHIGSISFGHAAFFAIGGYACAYLLTTAGWPLAASMAGAVVLTAVSALLIGLVCVRLNAIYFSMLTLAFSMLVWAVAVKWKAVTGGDDGFVGVTLPQFLTDPVGFFWFTLGVTSLSVAALWILSRSAMGRTFIAIRENPVRAGFLGLHVRRMQLVAFVIAGVFAGVAGCLLAIYVRGMYPQTAFWTQSGQVVIMVLLGGVHSFVGPILGATLLYLLEMTIHQYTEYWPIVLGIILMVIVLAAPEGIVGLFQRLRRRLRRPTTP; the protein is encoded by the coding sequence ATGACCAGCCGCCCGCAATTAATCTTCCTGCTCGTAACCTTCCTGGTGTTGCTGCTGCTACCCCTGGCCGGCTCGCGCTACCTGGTCGACCTGGCATCGCAGATCATGATCTTCAGCCTCTTCGCGCTCAGCCTCAATGTGCTTGCCGGGCATATCGGCAGCATCTCCTTCGGCCACGCCGCGTTCTTTGCCATCGGCGGCTATGCCTGCGCCTATCTGCTGACCACGGCCGGCTGGCCGCTGGCCGCCAGCATGGCCGGCGCGGTGGTGCTGACCGCCGTCTCAGCCCTGCTGATCGGCCTGGTCTGCGTCCGGCTGAATGCGATCTATTTCTCGATGCTGACGCTGGCCTTTTCCATGCTGGTCTGGGCGGTGGCGGTCAAATGGAAGGCGGTGACCGGCGGCGACGACGGCTTCGTCGGCGTGACCTTGCCCCAATTCCTGACCGATCCGGTCGGCTTCTTCTGGTTCACCCTGGGGGTCACCAGCCTGTCGGTCGCCGCCCTCTGGATCCTCAGCCGTTCCGCCATGGGGCGGACCTTCATCGCCATCCGCGAAAACCCGGTACGCGCCGGGTTCCTCGGCCTCCATGTGCGCCGGATGCAACTGGTCGCCTTCGTGATCGCCGGTGTCTTCGCCGGCGTCGCCGGCTGCCTGCTGGCGATCTATGTGCGCGGCATGTATCCCCAGACCGCGTTCTGGACCCAGTCGGGGCAGGTGGTGATCATGGTCCTGCTAGGCGGGGTGCATTCCTTCGTCGGCCCGATCCTGGGCGCCACCTTGCTCTACCTGCTGGAGATGACGATCCACCAGTACACGGAATATTGGCCGATCGTGCTCGGCATCATCCTGATGGTCATCGTGCTGGCGGCACCTGAGGGGATCGTCGGCCTGTTCCAGCGGCTGCGCCGCCGGTTGAGGAGGCCGACGACACCATGA
- a CDS encoding ABC transporter ATP-binding protein — protein sequence MTILQVTQATKRFGGFTAINNVTLSVEAGATHAVIGPNGAGKTTLFNLISGMVAPDAGDVHFQGRKLGRMRPHDIVKIGMARSFQKVNVFPRKTAFENVQVALIANAGLNYSFLRSAAGLFRGEAMALLDLVQLAGDAARRAGELAHGKQKQLELAVALAADPKMLLLDEPTAGMSIAETKASIRLIREIVARRGLTLLFTEHDMNVVFEIASTISVLHHGEIIADGAPDAVRENEDVKRIYLGKD from the coding sequence ATGACGATCCTGCAGGTTACCCAGGCCACCAAGCGCTTCGGCGGCTTCACCGCCATCAACAACGTGACCCTGAGCGTCGAGGCCGGGGCCACCCACGCGGTGATCGGGCCCAACGGCGCCGGCAAGACCACCCTGTTCAACCTGATCAGCGGCATGGTCGCGCCCGACGCGGGCGATGTGCATTTCCAGGGCCGCAAGCTGGGCCGCATGCGGCCTCACGACATCGTGAAGATCGGCATGGCGCGGTCGTTCCAGAAGGTGAACGTCTTCCCGCGCAAGACCGCCTTCGAGAATGTCCAGGTCGCGCTGATCGCCAATGCCGGGCTGAACTACAGCTTCCTGCGCTCCGCCGCCGGCCTGTTCCGGGGCGAAGCCATGGCGCTGCTCGACCTGGTGCAACTGGCCGGCGACGCGGCGCGTCGTGCAGGCGAACTCGCCCACGGCAAGCAGAAGCAACTGGAACTGGCGGTCGCCCTGGCGGCCGATCCGAAGATGCTCCTGCTTGACGAGCCCACCGCGGGCATGTCCATCGCCGAGACCAAGGCGAGCATCAGGCTGATCCGGGAGATCGTCGCCAGGCGCGGCCTGACCCTGCTGTTCACCGAGCATGACATGAACGTCGTGTTCGAGATCGCGAGCACCATCTCGGTCCTCCACCACGGCGAGATCATTGCCGATGGCGCCCCCGACGCGGTGCGCGAGAACGAGGACGTCAAGCGCATCTATCTTGGGAAAGACTGA
- a CDS encoding ABC transporter ATP-binding protein: protein MELLRVEGLNVCYGLSKVLHDVALTVGRGELVSLVGRNGVGKSTTMRGIMGLTPPRAGSILWKGEQILRRSPHRNARAGIGYVPEDRRIFSSLTVWENLDVARLPPRPGQIPWDEDRVFEFFPDLLPFKQREGGLLSGGQQQMLTIGRTLMGNPELLLLDEPSEGVAPIIVAGIEKKIRELKEAGLSIILAEQNLDFVLALSDRCYVLEKGSIVFAGTAQELRANREVQDRYLYI from the coding sequence ATGGAACTCCTGAGGGTCGAAGGCCTCAACGTCTGCTATGGCCTGAGCAAGGTCCTGCACGATGTCGCGCTGACGGTGGGCCGCGGCGAGCTGGTGTCGCTGGTCGGGCGCAACGGCGTCGGCAAGTCGACCACCATGCGCGGCATCATGGGGCTTACGCCGCCGCGCGCCGGGTCGATCTTGTGGAAGGGCGAGCAGATTCTGCGCCGGTCGCCGCACCGCAACGCCCGGGCCGGGATCGGCTATGTGCCCGAGGACCGGCGGATCTTCTCCTCCCTCACGGTGTGGGAAAATCTCGACGTCGCCCGATTGCCGCCACGCCCCGGCCAGATACCCTGGGACGAGGACCGGGTCTTCGAGTTCTTTCCCGACCTGCTCCCCTTCAAACAGCGCGAAGGCGGCCTGCTCAGCGGCGGTCAGCAGCAGATGCTCACCATCGGTCGTACACTGATGGGCAATCCTGAACTGCTTCTGCTCGACGAGCCGTCGGAGGGGGTCGCCCCCATCATCGTTGCCGGCATCGAAAAGAAGATCCGGGAACTGAAGGAGGCGGGCCTGTCCATCATCCTGGCGGAACAGAACCTCGACTTCGTGCTGGCCCTGAGCGATCGCTGCTACGTTCTCGAGAAGGGCTCGATCGTCTTCGCCGGCACGGCGCAGGAATTGCGCGCCAACCGGGAAGTGCAGGACCGGTACCTTTACATTTAG
- a CDS encoding PaaI family thioesterase — translation MNAIVDIITQDLPDDPPHGFRPIPIDGGFAQVFGTVYGRIDGARLLLGFRCGRRHLNPSGNCHGGALASFADLQAFGAQHAIGYDTHIEPTINLDIDYLAPVRPGDWVEAETTVLKTTGRMLFSSMLAKVDLSPVFHAKAIFRLHHRADPTGLARLAWLTSPAGT, via the coding sequence ATGAACGCAATCGTCGACATCATCACGCAGGATCTGCCGGACGACCCACCCCACGGCTTCCGCCCCATCCCGATCGACGGTGGCTTCGCCCAGGTCTTCGGCACGGTCTATGGCAGGATAGACGGGGCCCGGCTGCTGCTGGGCTTCCGCTGCGGCCGGCGCCACCTCAACCCTTCCGGCAACTGCCATGGCGGCGCGCTGGCGAGCTTTGCCGATCTGCAGGCCTTTGGCGCCCAGCACGCCATCGGTTACGACACCCATATCGAGCCGACGATCAACCTCGACATCGACTATCTCGCCCCGGTGAGGCCCGGCGACTGGGTCGAGGCGGAAACCACCGTACTCAAGACGACGGGACGCATGCTATTCTCGTCCATGCTCGCGAAAGTGGACCTGTCGCCGGTGTTCCACGCCAAGGCGATCTTCCGCCTGCACCACAGGGCTGATCCGACCGGCCTCGCCCGGCTCGCCTGGCTCACTAGCCCGGCGGGGACCTAA
- a CDS encoding MarR family winged helix-turn-helix transcriptional regulator, which yields MFVDEKRDIRLGYLIHDVSRLRRLLFDRELAPLGITRSQWWVLAFVARHDGLPQTQLAHELDLGKVSLGAIIDRLEASGFVARLPDSDDRRLKRIFLTEKARALLDDIIPVSQLFNERILAGIPREDLEQAARTLSRMKVNLIAAGGQESDHDLDLLIENVA from the coding sequence ATGTTCGTCGACGAAAAAAGGGATATTCGGCTGGGATACCTGATTCACGACGTATCCCGGCTGCGACGCCTGCTCTTTGACCGCGAGCTCGCGCCCTTAGGGATTACGCGGTCACAATGGTGGGTCCTGGCCTTCGTCGCGCGCCACGACGGCCTGCCCCAGACTCAGCTCGCCCACGAGCTGGACCTGGGCAAGGTATCGCTCGGCGCGATCATCGACCGGCTGGAGGCATCGGGCTTTGTCGCCCGCCTGCCGGACTCGGATGACCGGCGGCTGAAGCGGATCTTCCTGACCGAGAAGGCACGGGCGCTGCTCGACGACATCATCCCGGTCAGCCAGCTCTTCAACGAGCGGATCCTGGCCGGCATCCCGCGCGAGGATCTGGAACAGGCGGCACGGACCCTGTCGCGGATGAAGGTCAACCTCATCGCCGCCGGCGGCCAGGAGAGCGACCATGACCTCGACCTGCTGATCGAGAATGTCGCCTGA
- a CDS encoding acyl-CoA dehydrogenase family protein — MDFEFTEEQKIVVASLRSFATEELLPKYAHWDRTGEFPAEIWQKMGAMGLLGLRVPEAYGGQALDCVTAGLAIEEVARGDFNCCYGILNSSFAGDLLGKYAAPEIQAAWLPAMASGDKVVCICLTEPHCGSDAASIRARALRRGDHYVLNGEKSAITLLMAGDAGIVFAKTAPEAGAKGVSAFLVPLDLPGITRLPYADMGAKGIVRGSLFLEDVEIPAGNLIGPENGAFSRVMQTFEYTRGLIGLMCIGAAQVTLEETITYTKDRTAFGQPISKNQGVSFPIAEWFTRLTMARWHCYRTLWLRDQGLPHNSEAAMCKGFIPEICMGTIQDCMVLHGHYGYTQDFPVEQRLRDVAGQLIADGTPQIQKLIIARGLFGRDFV, encoded by the coding sequence GTGGATTTCGAGTTCACCGAGGAGCAGAAGATCGTCGTCGCCTCCTTGAGGAGTTTCGCGACCGAGGAACTGCTGCCCAAATACGCCCATTGGGACCGGACCGGCGAATTCCCCGCCGAGATCTGGCAAAAAATGGGCGCGATGGGCCTGCTCGGCCTCCGCGTGCCGGAAGCCTATGGCGGCCAGGCGCTCGATTGCGTCACCGCCGGCCTTGCCATCGAGGAGGTGGCGCGCGGCGACTTCAACTGCTGCTATGGCATTCTCAATTCCTCTTTCGCCGGCGACCTGCTGGGCAAATACGCGGCGCCCGAAATCCAGGCGGCCTGGCTGCCGGCGATGGCATCCGGGGACAAGGTCGTGTGCATCTGCCTGACCGAGCCCCATTGCGGCTCCGATGCGGCCTCGATCCGCGCGCGCGCGCTCAGGCGCGGCGACCACTATGTCCTGAACGGCGAGAAGTCGGCGATCACCCTGCTGATGGCGGGCGATGCCGGCATCGTCTTCGCCAAGACCGCACCGGAGGCGGGCGCCAAGGGTGTCTCCGCCTTCCTCGTGCCCCTCGACTTGCCAGGGATCACGCGCCTGCCCTATGCCGACATGGGGGCCAAGGGAATCGTCCGCGGCTCCCTGTTCCTGGAAGACGTCGAGATCCCTGCAGGCAATCTGATCGGCCCCGAGAACGGCGCCTTCTCGCGGGTGATGCAGACCTTCGAGTACACGCGCGGCCTGATCGGCCTGATGTGCATCGGCGCGGCACAGGTAACGCTGGAAGAGACCATCACCTATACCAAGGACCGGACCGCCTTCGGCCAGCCGATCTCGAAGAACCAAGGGGTGTCCTTCCCGATCGCCGAATGGTTCACGCGCCTCACCATGGCGCGCTGGCACTGCTATCGCACCCTGTGGCTGCGCGACCAGGGCCTGCCGCACAACAGCGAAGCGGCAATGTGCAAGGGCTTCATCCCCGAAATCTGCATGGGGACGATCCAGGACTGCATGGTGCTGCATGGCCACTATGGTTACACGCAGGATTTCCCGGTCGAACAGCGGCTGCGCGACGTTGCCGGCCAGTTGATCGCCGACGGCACGCCCCAGATCCAGAAGCTGATCATCGCCCGGGGCCTGTTCGGGCGGGACTTCGTATGA
- a CDS encoding 2-hydroxyacyl-CoA dehydratase subunit D, with amino-acid sequence METVLSVLEEVAARPLAYARQWKEATGRKVIGLFPMHFPGELAHAAGGLPIILQEDDEPITIGQSNVFNFYCGYNRSIIDQALRGEFAVLDAILFGDHCVQLLGTADVIRANVPQLPILFNQLCSILDAEWAMRETQGTFRRLWHELEVLIGHPIDEGRVRESIRLFNRNRSLIRQLYDLRRAGRISLTGRQMQAVVKSSMVMDKAEHCALLEQLMAQLKARPPAPGVRVFLSGHLCHAPKLAVLDLVEECGGIVVDDDLYHGFRFIFADIDETAPPVDALAEWYLSRSKKVPCPTRAVKDLDWEDYLLKAVQASGAQGLIVLLAKFCEPHMYFYPEIKAAFEKRGIPHLMIETEHEEMPIEALKTRLETFMEIARRRAAA; translated from the coding sequence ATGGAGACGGTTCTGTCTGTTCTGGAGGAGGTGGCGGCGCGGCCGCTCGCCTATGCGCGCCAGTGGAAGGAAGCGACGGGCCGCAAGGTGATAGGGCTGTTCCCGATGCACTTCCCCGGCGAGCTGGCGCATGCGGCGGGTGGGCTGCCGATCATTCTTCAGGAAGATGACGAGCCGATCACGATCGGCCAGAGCAACGTCTTCAATTTCTATTGCGGCTATAACCGCAGCATCATCGACCAGGCGCTGCGCGGCGAATTCGCCGTCCTGGACGCCATCCTGTTCGGCGACCATTGCGTGCAGCTTCTGGGCACCGCGGACGTGATCCGCGCCAACGTTCCCCAGCTGCCGATCCTGTTCAACCAGCTCTGCTCCATCCTGGATGCGGAATGGGCGATGCGGGAGACACAGGGAACGTTCCGCCGGCTGTGGCACGAGCTCGAAGTCCTCATCGGCCACCCGATCGACGAGGGGCGGGTCCGGGAGTCGATCCGTCTGTTCAACCGCAACCGCAGCCTGATCCGGCAACTCTACGATCTGCGGCGAGCAGGGCGGATTTCTCTGACGGGCCGGCAGATGCAGGCGGTCGTCAAATCCTCGATGGTGATGGACAAGGCGGAACATTGCGCCTTGCTCGAACAACTGATGGCGCAGCTCAAGGCCAGGCCGCCGGCGCCCGGCGTCCGCGTCTTCCTGTCCGGCCACCTGTGCCATGCGCCCAAGCTCGCCGTGCTCGATCTGGTCGAGGAGTGTGGCGGGATCGTCGTCGACGACGACCTCTACCACGGCTTCCGCTTCATTTTCGCCGACATCGACGAGACGGCGCCGCCCGTCGATGCCCTCGCCGAATGGTACCTGTCGCGGAGCAAGAAGGTGCCCTGCCCGACCCGGGCGGTGAAGGACCTGGACTGGGAGGATTACCTGCTGAAGGCGGTGCAGGCCTCCGGGGCGCAGGGGCTTATCGTGCTCCTCGCCAAGTTCTGCGAGCCCCATATGTATTTCTACCCGGAGATCAAGGCGGCCTTCGAGAAGCGCGGCATCCCTCACCTCATGATCGAGACCGAACACGAGGAAATGCCGATCGAGGCCCTGAAGACCCGGCTCGAGACTTTCATGGAAATCGCCAGGCGCCGGGCCGCGGCCTGA
- a CDS encoding 2-hydroxyacyl-CoA dehydratase subunit D, which yields MMQHIATQGPSASPIFGNGERANRLKSTKFGGRLVNDYWDNLFSAREQGKMVVWYNGTYIPPFFHAHDLAWVHGEAWSAYLAAKHGEIPAQKAGEQWGYDRELCSYARTHIGQALIDLQKLNDGTLGIAPDDPRAETMRKLPAPDMIINAYPYCSSGQQWDDITYRLFGKKVPMFTISIPLLWGGRTDAGYLRGDEWNERSRYVADQLMAMTRFIEEHSGRKYDFDRLSEVMSYVKRAAELRLEAMDLCTTTPSPASFFDWIVSIAPVNFLPGDQNLVTYFEGVKAEIQQRIASGEGAVKDEKYRLFFDGMMNWNKVGWLADKFAAVNACVVAGRYTHMSFWQEPQLIDLKDPVLGMAQNYLICPNNHGAPIMIGEIEKICEKFNVNGMVMHASRTCRGMTNSQFLIADSAKRNGRQALFFEGDVADESFYKDELLNTRLEAMIESMDAQRRAA from the coding sequence ATGATGCAGCACATCGCGACGCAAGGCCCCTCGGCCAGCCCGATCTTCGGCAACGGCGAGCGGGCCAATCGCCTGAAGAGCACCAAGTTCGGCGGCCGCCTGGTCAACGATTACTGGGACAACCTGTTCAGCGCGCGCGAACAGGGCAAGATGGTGGTCTGGTACAACGGGACCTATATACCGCCGTTCTTCCACGCCCACGATCTGGCCTGGGTGCACGGCGAGGCCTGGTCGGCCTATCTTGCCGCAAAGCACGGCGAGATCCCGGCGCAGAAGGCCGGCGAACAATGGGGCTATGACCGCGAGCTGTGCTCCTATGCCCGCACCCACATCGGCCAGGCCCTGATCGACCTGCAGAAGCTGAATGACGGAACCCTCGGCATTGCACCGGACGACCCCCGGGCCGAGACCATGCGCAAGCTGCCGGCGCCCGACATGATCATCAATGCCTACCCCTACTGCAGCTCGGGCCAGCAGTGGGACGACATCACCTATCGCCTGTTCGGCAAGAAGGTGCCGATGTTCACCATTTCGATCCCGCTGCTGTGGGGCGGGCGGACCGATGCCGGCTATCTGCGTGGCGACGAATGGAACGAGCGTTCACGCTACGTCGCCGATCAGTTGATGGCCATGACCCGCTTCATCGAGGAGCACAGCGGCCGGAAATACGATTTCGACCGGCTGAGCGAGGTCATGTCCTATGTCAAGCGCGCCGCCGAACTCCGCCTCGAGGCGATGGACCTGTGCACGACGACGCCGTCGCCGGCCAGTTTCTTCGACTGGATCGTCAGCATCGCGCCGGTGAACTTCCTGCCGGGCGACCAGAACCTGGTCACCTATTTCGAAGGCGTGAAGGCCGAGATCCAGCAGCGCATCGCGAGCGGCGAAGGCGCCGTGAAGGACGAGAAATACCGCCTGTTCTTCGACGGCATGATGAACTGGAACAAGGTCGGCTGGCTGGCCGACAAGTTCGCCGCGGTCAATGCCTGCGTCGTCGCCGGGCGTTACACACACATGTCGTTCTGGCAGGAGCCGCAGCTCATCGATCTCAAGGACCCGGTGCTGGGCATGGCGCAGAACTACCTGATCTGCCCCAACAATCACGGTGCGCCGATCATGATCGGGGAAATCGAGAAGATCTGCGAGAAGTTCAACGTCAACGGCATGGTCATGCATGCCTCGCGCACCTGCCGGGGCATGACCAATTCCCAGTTCCTGATCGCCGATTCCGCCAAGCGCAACGGCCGCCAGGCACTGTTCTTCGAAGGCGATGTCGCCGACGAGTCCTTCTACAAGGACGAGCTGCTGAACACGCGCCTGGAAGCGATGATCGAATCCATGGACGCCCAGCGCCGGGCGGCGTGA